The DNA sequence CGAATCGTAACGCGCCTGCCGCTCGAATTCATTCGATACGACTTTCAGAAGCTCCCCGGTAAAATATCCGGATCGCTCTTCATCCGGCATGAGGCGGATCTCAGCATAGAAGGATGGCCGTGAGACCAGCCCAAGACGGTTCCATTCCGCCAGAAACTCCGGCGGGGCATTGCCGAAGGCGGGCCCCGATGGATCAAATCCGCTCCGGATCACATGAACACAGGCAACCTCGCGGTTGAACTCCATCATGTCCGGGCTGGTAAACAGCTTGCCGCTCACGACGCCGGTGCTGCGGTCGATCTTTGGCGCTCCCATTTGTTGCAGCCATGCCCCGACAGAATCGAACATGAGCATACCCGCCTGAAGCGCCAGTTCCTGGCCGAATCCCAGCGTACGATCCCCCGGTCCGCGAGTGTCTTCCGGCAGGCAGCTGTCATCCAGCATCACGCGCAGGTCTGAGCCCATACCGTCGGAAACCACCGGCGGCCGGGTATTTATGCTTCTCGTCAGGCACCCCGTCAGCGCCGTACTCGCGCCGATCAATGCCGTGAACGCCAGCAGACTGCGTCTTTTTCCCAAGACCGATTCCTCACTCCAGACCGGCCAGACTGGTGGCCGGGTACGCCCGTCTTTCCCCTGAAAATTCAATTCACAACAGATTTAAGGCCACCGCAACAGCAACCGTGTCACCCGCGGTCCTGTTCCAGCTCAGTCAGATCTCACTGACGGAAGGATTCGAAGCCCGCTGCGGTGAATTTCACCATGTGCTCGTAGGCATCCGCCAGATCATTTGAACGGCACAAACCGCCGGAGAGATGGTCGATACGTCCGGTCTGGGCGAAGGTCAGCGTCAGCGCGCCCGAGAGGCAATGATAGGCCCAGTACAGGTCCCGGTCTTCGATCCCCGGCAATGCGAGACGAAAGGCGTCCATGAACCGGTCAACCAGCGGATCGAAGAACTGCGTCATCAACTGGCCGCCCCATTCGGGGGAATTGTTCACATAGGCGATCAGCGCGTAATAATTTTTCCAGCCTTCTTCCTGCACATGGTCGCCCGTCAGCAAGGGACGCAGATAAGCGCGGATGATCGCCTCCACCGAAGGCAGCTGGTCGCTGCCTGCCAGGCACTCATCAAGCTGGTTCAGGCGCATCTCGTTCAGGATTTCGGCGCGGCGGACCAGTACGGCATCGAACAGGTCCCGCTTGGGGCCGAAATAGTAGTTGGACAGCGCGACATCGACACCGGCATGTTTGGCGATGGCCCGCAGTGTCACGCCATCATATCCATGC is a window from the Hyphomonas adhaerens MHS-3 genome containing:
- a CDS encoding TetR/AcrR family transcriptional regulator — protein: MTGTRIKPRPDRRTAILDAAEEQFARHGYDGVTLRAIAKHAGVDVALSNYYFGPKRDLFDAVLVRRAEILNEMRLNQLDECLAGSDQLPSVEAIIRAYLRPLLTGDHVQEEGWKNYYALIAYVNNSPEWGGQLMTQFFDPLVDRFMDAFRLALPGIEDRDLYWAYHCLSGALTLTFAQTGRIDHLSGGLCRSNDLADAYEHMVKFTAAGFESFRQ